A portion of the Oxynema aestuarii AP17 genome contains these proteins:
- the cbiE gene encoding precorrin-6y C5,15-methyltransferase (decarboxylating) subunit CbiE codes for MIHVVGIGLDGAQGLSAPVREIVEAATLLVGSDRHLGYFPEHRARRLVLGDLRLTLKSLRRKLDRAASARENPAIAAGESETASPAIDPERVVVLVSGDPLFFGLGRLLLTEFPPESLHFYPHLSCVQLAFNRVKVPWQDACIVSAHGRSLDECLEALQRGEQKIAVLTDRENSPSAIARVLLGLDLPSQYEFWVCENLGGSDERVRSFAVNGEEAIAALDAESFASLNVVVLVRRRGEVADELEIDDLPRLGLSDRTFLTFRDRPGLMTKREIRLIVLGELGLKPDQTVWDVGAGTGTVAIEVARLFSSSQVYAIEKTAAGINLIEQNCQRLQVRNVISIHGNAPDILDRLPVPDRIFIGGTGGRLRQILGVCAGQLAKGGKIVLAIATVEHLTTAFNWIRDWNWPHRALQVQVSRSVPVAHLTRFAPLNPVTIVTITKPK; via the coding sequence ATGATTCACGTGGTCGGTATCGGTTTGGACGGCGCGCAGGGGTTGAGTGCGCCCGTCCGCGAGATTGTGGAAGCGGCGACGTTGCTGGTCGGTAGCGATCGCCACTTGGGTTATTTTCCCGAACATCGGGCTCGGCGCTTGGTGTTGGGAGATTTGCGCCTGACGTTGAAATCGTTACGGCGCAAGCTCGATCGCGCTGCGTCCGCACGGGAGAACCCCGCGATCGCCGCCGGGGAGTCGGAAACGGCGAGTCCGGCGATCGACCCGGAACGGGTGGTGGTTCTCGTCAGTGGCGATCCGTTGTTTTTCGGTCTCGGACGCCTGTTATTGACCGAATTTCCCCCGGAATCCTTGCATTTTTACCCGCATTTGAGTTGCGTGCAGTTGGCGTTCAATCGGGTGAAAGTGCCGTGGCAAGATGCTTGTATCGTCAGCGCCCACGGGCGATCGCTCGATGAATGTTTGGAGGCGCTGCAACGGGGAGAACAGAAAATTGCCGTCTTGACCGATCGCGAAAACTCGCCGTCGGCGATCGCCCGGGTGTTGCTGGGTCTGGATTTACCCAGTCAGTACGAGTTTTGGGTCTGCGAAAATCTCGGCGGTTCCGACGAACGAGTGCGGTCGTTTGCGGTGAATGGGGAAGAGGCGATCGCCGCCTTGGACGCGGAAAGCTTCGCCAGTCTCAATGTCGTCGTGTTGGTCCGCCGTCGCGGCGAGGTCGCCGACGAGTTGGAAATCGACGATTTGCCCCGTTTGGGGTTGAGCGATCGCACTTTTCTCACGTTCCGCGATCGCCCCGGACTGATGACGAAGCGCGAAATCCGCCTGATCGTCCTCGGCGAACTCGGGTTAAAACCGGATCAAACCGTCTGGGATGTCGGCGCCGGAACCGGAACCGTCGCGATCGAAGTCGCCCGTCTCTTCTCGTCCTCACAAGTGTACGCGATCGAAAAAACCGCCGCCGGAATTAACTTAATCGAGCAAAATTGCCAGCGTCTCCAAGTCCGCAACGTGATTTCCATCCACGGAAACGCCCCCGATATTCTCGATCGCCTCCCCGTCCCCGATCGCATCTTCATCGGCGGAACTGGGGGACGCCTGCGCCAAATCCTCGGCGTCTGCGCCGGACAACTCGCCAAAGGCGGTAAAATCGTCCTCGCGATCGCCACCGTCGAACATCTCACTACCGCGTTTAACTGGATTCGAGACTGGAACTGGCCCCACCGCGCCTTACAAGTTCAGGTTTCCCGTTCCGTCCCCGTCGCCCACCTGACCCGCTTCGCCCCCCTCAATCCGGTGACAATTGTGACAATTACAAAACCTAAATAG
- a CDS encoding cobalt-precorrin-8X methylmutase: protein MTSLFHPILLESFATIDREIGPHSFDDREYAIVRRAIHATADFEFKEAIRFSPGAIASGIDALRRGTPAIADVTMVKQGVAGLLGKTFNNPLLAAVDRCQQAPPGKTRTEAGILECFAEHPEGIFVIGNAPTALLALCDAIQRSDRRPALIVGAPVGFVSVVESKQVLAETDVPQIRIDGRKGGSPVAAAILNALIVLAWQNNGQTDDDA from the coding sequence GTGACATCACTGTTCCATCCAATTTTGCTCGAAAGTTTTGCGACGATCGATCGCGAAATCGGTCCGCATTCCTTCGACGATCGCGAATACGCGATCGTGCGGCGGGCTATTCACGCGACGGCAGATTTCGAGTTCAAAGAGGCGATCCGCTTCAGTCCGGGGGCGATCGCCTCCGGGATCGATGCCTTGCGCCGTGGGACTCCCGCGATCGCCGACGTGACCATGGTCAAACAGGGGGTCGCCGGGTTACTCGGCAAAACCTTCAACAATCCCCTCCTCGCCGCCGTAGACCGTTGTCAACAAGCCCCACCGGGGAAAACGCGCACGGAAGCCGGGATCTTGGAGTGTTTCGCCGAACATCCCGAGGGGATTTTTGTCATCGGGAACGCGCCGACGGCTTTGCTGGCCCTGTGCGATGCCATTCAACGCAGCGATCGCCGTCCGGCCCTGATCGTCGGCGCCCCCGTCGGGTTCGTCTCCGTGGTGGAGTCGAAGCAGGTACTCGCCGAGACCGACGTCCCCCAGATTCGCATTGACGGGCGCAAAGGCGGTTCCCCTGTAGCGGCGGCCATCCTTAATGCTTTAATAGTTCTGGCATGGCAGAACAACGGGCAAACAGACGATGACGCATGA
- a CDS encoding DUF1868 domain-containing protein, with the protein MDDTLQLYLNRVARMTLLESYLGVLQHIQTSPKYKPSEDGTRQAVPFPGYTIVAPPWADDRQNEAFYQDLQQYQQELLTQMGEGLAVAVPPPSFHVTLADLIWNDAFRDAAAKSADYEAKLRSAIAESFAQCDTLKSPEPIRWEVLGAIVMTRAIGVCLVPKDEQSYDRVVQLRRAIYQNKNLMGLGVEQQYHLTAHVTLGYFGEIPKDLDRHRLAVMLSEFNNRWLECDRELVITRAELRQFADMTAYTREPDWPTLDFV; encoded by the coding sequence TTGGACGATACCTTACAACTGTACTTAAATCGAGTCGCGCGGATGACTTTACTCGAAAGTTATCTCGGCGTTCTCCAGCACATTCAAACCTCGCCGAAATACAAGCCGAGTGAGGACGGGACGCGACAAGCGGTTCCGTTTCCGGGATATACGATCGTGGCGCCGCCGTGGGCGGACGATCGCCAAAACGAGGCGTTTTATCAAGATTTACAACAGTATCAGCAAGAACTGTTAACCCAAATGGGCGAGGGATTGGCGGTGGCGGTTCCACCGCCGAGTTTCCACGTGACTCTGGCGGATTTAATTTGGAACGATGCGTTTCGCGATGCGGCGGCGAAATCTGCCGATTACGAGGCGAAATTGCGCTCGGCGATCGCAGAAAGTTTCGCGCAGTGCGACACTCTCAAAAGTCCCGAACCGATTCGCTGGGAAGTTCTCGGGGCGATCGTGATGACGCGGGCGATCGGGGTCTGTCTGGTACCGAAAGACGAGCAATCTTACGATCGCGTGGTGCAATTGCGACGGGCAATTTATCAGAATAAAAATTTAATGGGTTTGGGGGTCGAGCAGCAATACCATTTAACGGCTCACGTCACTTTGGGCTATTTCGGCGAAATTCCCAAAGATTTAGACCGCCATCGCCTCGCCGTCATGCTTTCGGAGTTTAATAACCGTTGGCTGGAGTGCGATCGCGAGTTGGTCATCACCCGGGCGGAGTTACGCCAGTTTGCAGATATGACTGCCTATACCCGCGAACCGGATTGGCCGACGTTAGATTTTGTATAA
- the holA gene encoding DNA polymerase III subunit delta — protein MPIYLYWGSDEFAISKAVADLREKILDPDWVSFNFDKIPPDEPDGPIRALNQAMTPPFGSGGRLVWLVETTIAQQCSADLLAEMERTLGEIPESNLLLLTSSNKPDGRLKSTKLLQQRATIKEFSQIPPWQQDKLIGKVRQVADELGVNLSQGALEALADAVGNDTRSLYNELEKLKLYADSLGNGEIDERAIDSLVTCSTQSSFQLATAIRQGDISTALELVTELIHRNEPALRIVATLTSVFRTWLWVKLMGEIGERDERAIAKAAEIGNPKRIYFLRKEVSALSLEQLRQTLPVLLELEVSLKRGADELATLQTKVIELARLCRPTRQNSFR, from the coding sequence ATGCCAATTTACCTCTATTGGGGTTCCGATGAGTTTGCAATCTCGAAAGCCGTGGCGGATTTGCGCGAGAAAATACTCGATCCGGACTGGGTGAGTTTTAATTTCGACAAAATCCCCCCAGACGAACCCGACGGCCCCATCCGCGCCCTCAATCAAGCCATGACCCCGCCATTTGGAAGCGGCGGTCGCCTGGTGTGGTTGGTCGAAACGACGATCGCCCAACAGTGTAGCGCCGATTTACTCGCCGAAATGGAACGAACCCTCGGCGAGATTCCCGAATCGAACCTGTTGTTATTGACCAGCAGCAACAAACCGGACGGACGGCTAAAATCGACTAAATTATTGCAACAACGGGCGACGATTAAAGAATTTTCTCAAATTCCCCCGTGGCAACAAGATAAATTAATCGGTAAAGTGCGACAAGTCGCCGACGAATTGGGTGTAAACTTAAGCCAGGGCGCACTGGAAGCGTTGGCCGACGCGGTAGGAAATGACACGCGATCGCTGTACAACGAATTGGAAAAGTTAAAGCTGTACGCCGACAGTCTCGGCAACGGCGAGATCGACGAACGGGCGATCGACAGCTTAGTTACGTGCAGCACCCAAAGCAGTTTTCAACTCGCCACTGCGATCCGTCAAGGAGACATTTCCACGGCGTTAGAATTGGTTACGGAGTTGATTCACCGTAACGAACCCGCTTTGCGAATTGTAGCGACCTTAACTTCGGTTTTTAGAACGTGGTTGTGGGTGAAATTAATGGGGGAAATTGGCGAACGTGACGAACGCGCGATCGCCAAAGCCGCCGAGATTGGCAACCCCAAACGGATTTACTTTTTGAGAAAAGAGGTCAGTGCTTTATCCTTAGAGCAACTGCGCCAAACTTTACCCGTTTTACTCGAACTCGAAGTTAGTCTCAAACGGGGGGCGGACGAGTTGGCGACCTTGCAAACTAAAGTCATCGAACTCGCTCGACTCTGTCGCCCTACCCGGCAAAATTCCTTTCGATAA
- a CDS encoding DUF4168 domain-containing protein, which translates to MIFSNRLPSGLNHFLSRSLALAVASSVVIFGGVAAHLGVDNVAYAQANSDRTPTAAPTPNNPPVANPNNNTEILNYARSLIAIENIRQQAYNDIKNIVGEGQPVPGVVCSEASSLDGLNRELREIAVNYCNQSKEIVESFDLTIERFNELTLQLQENSQFKNQVNAALIELQ; encoded by the coding sequence ATGATTTTTTCTAATCGCTTGCCATCAGGTCTCAATCATTTTTTATCGCGATCGCTCGCCTTAGCCGTCGCCTCTAGCGTCGTCATTTTCGGGGGAGTTGCCGCTCATTTAGGGGTCGATAACGTCGCTTACGCTCAAGCCAATTCCGATCGCACTCCCACCGCCGCACCGACCCCCAACAATCCCCCAGTGGCGAATCCCAATAATAATACAGAAATCCTCAATTACGCTCGCAGTTTAATCGCGATCGAAAATATTCGCCAACAAGCCTACAACGATATTAAAAATATCGTCGGCGAAGGTCAACCCGTCCCCGGCGTCGTTTGTTCTGAAGCGAGTAGTTTGGACGGACTCAACCGAGAACTGCGCGAAATTGCCGTCAATTACTGCAACCAATCCAAAGAAATTGTCGAAAGCTTCGATCTGACGATCGAACGATTCAACGAACTGACCTTACAACTCCAAGAAAATTCTCAATTCAAAAATCAAGTTAACGCCGCTTTAATTGAGTTGCAATAG
- the rsmG gene encoding 16S rRNA (guanine(527)-N(7))-methyltransferase RsmG, whose amino-acid sequence MSQDSLQHSRLPDLPDIWHETLGWQPDAGHLLEFQSLYDRIVDANTQFNLTRIVEAEEFWEKHLWDSLRGVSCVLRGEVFPEGDAEKYRAIDIGTGAGFPGFPLAIARPDIEVMLLDSTRKKVNFLQQLAEELGMENIKTMTARAEKVGRQSCDRESYDLALARAVGPASVCLEYALPLLKIGGMAILYRGHWTEEETEKLSTTAAQLGGVISTVEAFTTPLTRGVRNCLYLSKIKPTPAQFPRAVGLPKQKPL is encoded by the coding sequence ATGAGCCAAGATTCGCTTCAACATTCCCGATTGCCCGATCTCCCCGACATTTGGCACGAAACCCTCGGTTGGCAACCCGATGCGGGACATTTATTAGAATTTCAAAGCTTGTACGATCGCATCGTCGATGCCAATACTCAATTTAATTTAACCCGAATTGTCGAAGCTGAGGAGTTTTGGGAAAAGCATTTGTGGGATTCTCTACGGGGGGTCAGTTGCGTTTTGCGCGGGGAAGTTTTTCCGGAAGGGGATGCGGAAAAGTACCGCGCGATTGATATCGGAACGGGGGCGGGGTTTCCCGGTTTTCCTCTGGCGATCGCCCGCCCGGATATTGAGGTGATGTTGCTCGATTCTACGCGCAAAAAAGTCAATTTTTTACAGCAATTGGCTGAAGAATTGGGGATGGAAAATATTAAAACAATGACGGCGCGGGCGGAGAAAGTCGGACGGCAAAGTTGCGATCGCGAAAGCTACGATCTGGCGTTGGCGCGGGCGGTCGGTCCGGCTTCGGTCTGTTTGGAATATGCTCTACCGTTGCTTAAAATTGGCGGGATGGCTATTTTATATCGCGGTCATTGGACGGAGGAAGAAACGGAGAAACTTTCGACAACTGCGGCTCAATTAGGTGGAGTGATTTCGACGGTAGAAGCGTTTACAACGCCGTTAACTCGTGGGGTCAGAAATTGTTTGTATTTGAGTAAAATTAAGCCAACTCCGGCTCAGTTTCCTCGCGCGGTGGGTCTTCCGAAACAAAAACCGCTTTAG
- a CDS encoding ABC transporter ATP-binding protein has product MLYLRNLSYHPTATPQAILKSIDLEFAPQQLGLIIGPSGSGKTTLLEILSGLAQRTSGEIYWREQLLGAEHLQQLGGLVFQFPERHFCCGTILEELRLGHPELSSERVKEALTEVGLNHLSLNAAPQALSGGQQRRLALAVQLIRQPHLLLLDEPTAGLDWSMKRQLVTLLGKLKNHWSLLIVTHDAGDLLEIADKCWTLNHGQLNEVERDRVAISRQLSAVS; this is encoded by the coding sequence ATGCTCTATCTGCGAAATCTGAGTTATCATCCCACGGCGACCCCCCAAGCAATTCTCAAATCGATCGATTTAGAATTTGCTCCCCAACAATTGGGGCTGATTATTGGCCCGAGTGGTTCGGGAAAAACAACGTTATTAGAAATTTTAAGCGGACTGGCCCAACGTACTTCAGGGGAAATTTATTGGCGAGAACAATTACTCGGTGCCGAACATTTACAACAACTCGGTGGCTTGGTGTTTCAATTTCCCGAACGTCATTTTTGTTGCGGGACAATTCTCGAAGAATTGCGTTTGGGACATCCAGAATTAAGTTCGGAAAGAGTCAAAGAAGCGTTAACCGAAGTCGGATTGAATCATTTATCTCTCAACGCGGCACCTCAAGCCCTCAGTGGCGGACAGCAACGGCGTTTGGCGTTAGCGGTGCAACTGATCCGCCAGCCGCATTTACTGTTATTGGACGAACCGACGGCGGGTTTAGATTGGTCGATGAAACGGCAATTAGTGACGTTGTTGGGTAAACTTAAAAATCATTGGAGTTTGCTAATTGTTACTCACGATGCCGGGGATTTATTGGAAATAGCCGATAAATGTTGGACGCTCAATCACGGTCAGTTAAATGAGGTCGAGCGCGATCGCGTCGCCATCAGTCGTCAGCTTTCCGCCGTCAGTTAA
- a CDS encoding Sll0314/Alr1548 family TPR repeat-containing protein: MRTRFSKYSRAIATGLATVAIVFVANPIPPSLALDPFRSSQNQHEIGDLTESAFRVLFEEGNYTEAQRRLKQAESQEAREPLVYAMQAAFAYLDEDWDTLKTYATQTREKAENLTQKDPLRGNLYTAVGHFLEGAYIISTEGTIKGMPDAMNKLRQVFKHFDAAEQIAPTDPELNLIKGYMDLMLAVNLPFSEPEEAIARLRNHAAPQYLAYRGIAVGYRDLDRVEEALSAVNRAIEITPDNPELFYLKAQILVKKGNDLDEIDLLQQAEEHFQMALAKADIQFPEGLQKQLRKERDRNARRIAEMTASAR; the protein is encoded by the coding sequence ATGAGAACCCGATTCTCTAAATATAGCCGCGCGATCGCCACTGGCTTAGCCACCGTCGCGATCGTCTTCGTCGCCAATCCGATCCCTCCCTCTTTGGCATTAGATCCGTTTCGCAGCAGCCAAAACCAGCACGAAATCGGCGATCTGACCGAATCCGCCTTTCGTGTTTTATTCGAGGAAGGAAACTACACCGAAGCTCAACGGCGCCTCAAACAAGCCGAAAGCCAAGAAGCCAGGGAACCCTTAGTGTACGCCATGCAAGCTGCCTTCGCCTATCTCGATGAAGATTGGGATACCTTAAAAACTTACGCCACCCAAACTCGCGAAAAAGCCGAAAACTTGACTCAAAAAGACCCCTTACGCGGTAATCTTTACACTGCCGTCGGTCACTTTTTAGAAGGGGCTTATATCATCAGCACCGAAGGCACCATTAAAGGAATGCCCGACGCCATGAATAAGTTGCGTCAAGTGTTCAAACATTTCGATGCGGCGGAACAAATTGCCCCGACCGATCCGGAGTTAAATCTCATTAAAGGGTACATGGATTTAATGTTAGCCGTGAACCTCCCGTTTAGCGAACCGGAAGAGGCGATCGCCCGCTTGAGAAATCACGCCGCCCCTCAATATTTAGCCTATCGCGGCATTGCCGTCGGTTATCGCGACCTCGATCGCGTCGAAGAAGCCTTAAGCGCCGTCAATCGGGCGATCGAAATCACGCCTGACAACCCCGAATTATTTTATTTGAAAGCGCAAATCCTCGTTAAAAAAGGCAACGATCTCGACGAAATCGACTTGCTTCAACAAGCAGAAGAACATTTTCAGATGGCTCTTGCCAAAGCAGATATCCAATTTCCCGAAGGCTTGCAAAAACAGTTAAGAAAAGAGCGCGATCGCAACGCCCGACGGATTGCGGAAATGACCGCGAGTGCGCGGTAG
- a CDS encoding DUF3531 family protein: MKIEFREFNPFDVWFWIEFNTVPGNMEKQYLEELFDSWFFIGKLGGFNAENLQVQDTGLEVSYMDYDMDSADRSLMALMHNMGEFEYNGTWARCWFDLGTSDAIAIDILINALQQLNKEYVLVERLIIGGENPDWPIEDSENRSLFAHEN, translated from the coding sequence ATGAAAATTGAATTTCGCGAATTCAATCCCTTTGACGTTTGGTTCTGGATTGAGTTCAACACCGTTCCCGGCAATATGGAAAAACAGTATCTCGAAGAACTGTTTGACTCCTGGTTTTTCATCGGCAAACTCGGCGGATTTAATGCCGAAAACCTCCAAGTTCAAGACACCGGACTGGAGGTGAGTTATATGGACTACGATATGGACAGCGCCGATCGCTCCTTAATGGCATTAATGCACAACATGGGCGAATTCGAGTATAACGGAACTTGGGCGCGCTGTTGGTTCGATCTCGGTACCAGCGACGCGATCGCGATCGATATTCTCATCAACGCCTTGCAGCAACTCAATAAAGAATACGTCTTAGTCGAACGCTTAATTATTGGGGGTGAAAACCCCGATTGGCCGATCGAAGATAGTGAAAATCGCTCCTTATTTGCCCACGAAAATTAA
- a CDS encoding NUDIX hydrolase produces the protein MGSKNKNKIRVLALGIIRDRDRLFVAEGYDENDQPFYRVLGGGIDFGETSRDALIREFQEEIQAELTNIRYITCLESIFFHKGKPGHEIIQLYQCDFADPQFYDAEPMMFSEGERQKRALWVEISRFESGELRIVPENFLDYVQ, from the coding sequence ATGGGGAGTAAAAATAAAAATAAAATTCGCGTTCTGGCTTTAGGAATTATCCGCGATCGCGATCGCCTGTTCGTCGCCGAAGGGTACGACGAGAACGACCAACCCTTCTATCGCGTCCTCGGCGGCGGGATCGACTTCGGCGAAACCAGTCGAGACGCCTTAATTCGCGAATTTCAAGAAGAAATTCAAGCCGAACTCACCAATATCCGCTATATCACCTGCTTGGAAAGCATTTTTTTCCATAAAGGAAAACCCGGTCACGAAATCATCCAACTCTATCAGTGCGATTTCGCCGACCCCCAGTTTTACGACGCCGAACCGATGATGTTTTCCGAGGGAGAACGCCAAAAACGCGCCCTTTGGGTCGAGATTTCGCGCTTCGAGTCCGGAGAACTGCGGATTGTCCCCGAGAATTTCCTCGATTACGTCCAGTAA
- a CDS encoding STAS-like domain-containing protein yields the protein MKIEIRTLLGKNCMTREDGQIVYDRIHAELLAEHSIELDFEGVEIFASPFFNFAIGQLLKDIEPDSLNRLLKISNLNPVSKPILKRVIENSKKYYSDSEYRSKVDKVIEEQATSA from the coding sequence ATGAAAATTGAAATCCGTACCCTATTAGGTAAAAACTGTATGACCCGTGAAGATGGTCAGATCGTGTACGATCGCATCCACGCTGAATTGTTAGCAGAGCATTCAATAGAGTTAGACTTTGAGGGGGTTGAAATTTTTGCTTCTCCCTTCTTTAACTTTGCTATCGGTCAACTTCTCAAAGATATCGAACCAGATAGTTTAAATCGCCTACTGAAAATCTCTAATCTCAATCCCGTGAGTAAACCAATTCTCAAAAGAGTAATTGAAAACTCCAAAAAATATTACTCCGATAGCGAATATCGCAGTAAAGTGGATAAAGTCATTGAGGAACAAGCGACGAGTGCTTAA
- a CDS encoding PIN domain-containing protein: MPINYNIQAKIVDLRSDTPKKDEIFLVDTNVWYWFAYTKASMSSLPYQTRNYPSYLNKARLIGSLLLYCGLSLAELAHNIERSEREIFNLTSNRSLTAKEYRHNQPTERANVVDEVKIAWNIVTSIAVSTDITIDETTTGASLTRLQTQPLDGYDLLILEAMRRANIKQVITDDGDYVTVPSITVFTENQNVIQQANAQGKLKVR, from the coding sequence ATGCCAATTAATTACAACATTCAAGCGAAAATTGTCGATCTTCGCTCTGATACGCCCAAGAAAGATGAGATTTTTCTGGTAGATACTAATGTTTGGTATTGGTTCGCTTACACTAAAGCCAGTATGTCATCTTTACCTTATCAAACTAGAAATTATCCGTCCTATCTCAATAAAGCGCGTTTGATTGGGTCTCTACTCTTATACTGCGGTCTTTCTCTTGCAGAGTTAGCCCACAATATAGAGCGATCGGAAAGAGAAATTTTTAACTTAACCTCTAATCGTAGCCTAACAGCTAAAGAATACCGCCATAACCAGCCAACCGAACGAGCAAATGTTGTTGATGAAGTAAAAATCGCTTGGAATATTGTGACATCCATTGCGGTTTCTACTGACATTACGATTGATGAAACAACAACTGGTGCTTCATTAACTCGGTTACAAACTCAACCGTTGGACGGCTATGATTTGTTGATTCTCGAAGCAATGAGAAGAGCTAATATCAAACAAGTCATTACCGATGATGGAGATTATGTAACTGTTCCGAGTATTACCGTTTTCACTGAAAACCAAAATGTTATCCAGCAGGCAAATGCTCAAGGTAAACTCAAAGTAAGATAG
- a CDS encoding tetratricopeptide repeat protein has translation MSMEAENEKNWVISESAIAQCQEAIKIDPCNFKNYLYLAQIFEKQGHFEAAIRTYRQAIAIVPECAQFLFNLGDRLLKVGETGLARKSYYLATLAIYPDLAINLHFNSELTFGQHILWDPWLLKTTDGYRLFYLTGKRHIQPFWKQGQISAAISPDLKNWDYLGTVLTPIATSDWEADNLCAGSAYQEGNCYYLFYSASVYQADGVIQSIGLATSSDGVNWRRSPQPILKPDPRFYGGSIRPQLDQNDPITKIVQCRDPYILKKDKTGQYYMFFTAVVGRSRGENPTYSGCVGVAVSDKIDGLYRCLPPACDPVISHSQESIFYELERPQVIFKNNRYYLFFSCWTRLINPAWLETVDRRLISDSSLYCYVSDRLTGPYRAIASTPVVSGSEKTELYGTQLMETPSGDGLFAYGWYCKSKTLEISPRFPAIWTGDRWEIIT, from the coding sequence ATGAGCATGGAAGCAGAAAACGAGAAGAATTGGGTGATAAGTGAATCGGCGATCGCTCAATGTCAAGAAGCGATTAAAATCGATCCCTGTAATTTTAAAAACTATCTCTATTTAGCTCAAATTTTTGAAAAACAAGGTCATTTTGAGGCAGCGATCCGCACTTACCGACAGGCGATCGCGATCGTCCCTGAATGCGCTCAATTTTTATTCAATTTGGGCGATCGTCTCTTAAAAGTGGGAGAAACAGGACTGGCACGAAAAAGTTACTATTTGGCGACCCTTGCAATTTATCCCGATTTGGCCATAAATCTACATTTTAACTCTGAATTAACCTTTGGCCAACATATCTTGTGGGATCCGTGGTTGTTAAAAACAACAGACGGATATCGTCTATTTTACTTAACCGGAAAACGCCACATCCAACCCTTTTGGAAACAAGGACAAATTAGTGCGGCAATCTCGCCAGATCTTAAAAATTGGGACTATTTAGGCACGGTTTTAACACCGATCGCAACCAGTGACTGGGAAGCGGATAATCTCTGTGCGGGGAGTGCTTATCAAGAAGGAAATTGTTATTATTTATTTTATTCTGCTTCCGTTTATCAAGCCGATGGCGTCATCCAAAGTATCGGTCTGGCAACTTCAAGTGATGGCGTGAATTGGCGGCGATCGCCCCAACCGATTCTCAAACCCGATCCGCGTTTTTATGGCGGTTCGATCCGTCCGCAACTCGACCAAAACGATCCGATAACAAAAATTGTGCAATGTCGCGATCCGTATATTTTAAAAAAGGATAAAACGGGTCAATATTACATGTTTTTCACTGCCGTAGTCGGGCGATCGCGCGGTGAAAATCCAACGTATAGCGGTTGTGTCGGCGTCGCCGTTTCTGATAAAATAGATGGGCTTTATCGATGTTTGCCACCCGCCTGCGATCCGGTCATTTCCCACAGCCAAGAGTCCATTTTTTACGAACTCGAACGACCGCAAGTTATTTTTAAAAATAATCGCTATTATTTATTCTTTTCTTGCTGGACTCGGTTAATCAATCCCGCTTGGTTGGAAACAGTCGATCGCCGCTTGATTAGCGATTCTTCTCTCTATTGTTATGTCAGCGATCGCCTCACCGGACCGTATCGCGCGATCGCCTCCACTCCCGTCGTTTCCGGTAGCGAAAAAACCGAGTTATATGGAACTCAATTGATGGAAACTCCTAGCGGTGACGGTCTGTTTGCTTACGGTTGGTATTGCAAAAGTAAAACTCTGGAAATCTCGCCACGTTTCCCCGCAATTTGGACGGGCGATCGTTGGGAAATTATCACTTAA